From the genome of Parafrankia discariae, one region includes:
- a CDS encoding FDXHR family putative zinc-binding protein, with translation MTLPVRPGPSAQQALPMPIESSRQPARLRDFPTAMSCGGCAEHWSDLDAAHCRACHQLWPSAVGFDDHLVECPAAPEIAPRRAKRIPDQRRRPAEGMEAGSDGPVDAARDEWNVA, from the coding sequence GTGACGTTGCCGGTCCGTCCGGGCCCGTCCGCCCAGCAGGCGCTGCCCATGCCGATCGAGTCCTCCCGTCAGCCCGCCCGCCTGCGTGACTTCCCCACCGCGATGAGCTGTGGCGGCTGCGCCGAGCACTGGTCTGATCTCGACGCGGCCCACTGCCGGGCGTGTCATCAGCTCTGGCCGTCGGCAGTCGGGTTCGATGATCATCTCGTCGAATGTCCGGCCGCGCCCGAGATCGCCCCGCGTAGGGCGAAGCGGATCCCGGACCAGCGTCGACGTCCAGCCGAGGGCATGGAGGCCGGGTCCGACGGTCCCGTGGACGCCGCCCGTGACGAGTGGAACGTCGCCTGA
- a CDS encoding DUF3817 domain-containing protein has product MTASSDPVTSRPAAPASGRPATPGGGRSAPAAVRSALLRYRIIAYVVGVVLIALVVVGVPLKYLADEPSVVAAIGPIHGVLYMVYLAATLDLASRIRLPASRTVLVMLAGTVPFLSFVAERKIAGLVRAGLTGAAGPGTGRAPA; this is encoded by the coding sequence GTGACGGCATCCTCCGACCCCGTGACGTCACGGCCGGCCGCGCCGGCATCCGGTCGGCCGGCAACGCCCGGTGGGGGGCGTTCCGCGCCCGCCGCGGTCAGGTCCGCGCTCCTGCGCTACCGGATCATCGCCTATGTGGTCGGCGTCGTCCTGATCGCGCTGGTCGTGGTCGGAGTGCCGCTGAAGTACCTGGCGGACGAGCCCTCCGTCGTGGCGGCCATCGGGCCGATCCACGGCGTGCTCTACATGGTCTACCTGGCGGCGACGCTCGATCTCGCGAGCCGGATCCGCCTGCCGGCCAGCCGGACCGTCCTGGTCATGCTCGCGGGCACGGTCCCCTTCCTGTCCTTCGTGGCGGAGCGGAAGATCGCCGGGCTCGTCCGGGCCGGCCTCACCGGAGCCGCCGGCCCCGGCACCGGTCGGGCACCCGCCTAG